One window of Felis catus isolate Fca126 chromosome D4, F.catus_Fca126_mat1.0, whole genome shotgun sequence genomic DNA carries:
- the LOC123381775 gene encoding interferon alpha-2-like, which translates to MTSRSLPSWALMLLLSSTACSLDCHFQRRGIWEIVQHLENLGKKFPLRCLKDRSNFRFLQVAKIDQLPEETAFPAIGEMLTQVFNTFNLNVSQSLWNESRLERLLSGLYQQTEKTGVCLEQDSGQEDHSSSQREGTRLAIKNYFQGIRDYLQGQKYSHCAWEVIRVEIRRCFLFIEQLTRRHRDQEIGHLHN; encoded by the coding sequence ATGACCAGCCGGAGCTTGCCGAGCTGGGCTTTGATGCTACTTCTTTCCAGTACTGCCTGCTCTCTGGACTGTCACTTTCAACGGAGGGGCATCTGGGAGATTGTACAACATTTAGAGAACCTTGGAAAAAAATTTCCCCTGAGATGTCTGAAGGACAGAAGCAACTTCAGATTCCTCCAGGTTGCAAAAATCGACCAGCTTCCGGAGGAAACTGCTTTCCCGGCCATTGGAGAAATGCTGACACAGGTCTTCAACACTTTCAACCTGAATGTCTCCCAATCGTTGTGGAATGAAAGCCGTTTAGAGAGACTCCTAAGTGGACTGTATCAGCAAACGGAGAAGACAGGGGTATGCCTGGAGCAGGACTCTGGGCAGGAGGATCATTCATCCTCGCAAAGGGAGGGTACCAGACTTGCAATAAAGAATTATTTCCAAGGCATCCGTGACTATTTGCAAGGCCAAAAGTATAGCCACTGTGCCTGGGAGGTCATCCGTGTGGAAATCCGAAGGTGTTTTCTCTTCATTGAACAGCTGACAAGAAGACATCGGGACCAAGAAATAGGTCACTTACATAACTAA